One segment of Comamonas thiooxydans DNA contains the following:
- a CDS encoding enoyl-CoA hydratase: MAYETIEVRVEAEKVGVITLNRPKQLNALNDQLMDELGDALRKFDADKSIGCMIITGSERAFAAGADIGAMAKYSFADAYGGDYITRNWETIRSIRKPVIAAVSGFALGGGCELAMMCDFIIAADNAKFGQPEIKLGVIPGAGGTQRLPRAVGKSKAMDMALTARMMDASEAERAGLVSRVVPFDKLMEETLGAAIIISGFSQLAVMAAKESVNRAFESGLSDGVMFERRLFHALFATQDQKEGMDAFVNKRPANFTHQ; the protein is encoded by the coding sequence TTGGCCTACGAAACCATCGAAGTCCGCGTGGAAGCGGAAAAAGTCGGCGTCATCACGCTGAACCGTCCCAAGCAGCTCAATGCCCTGAACGACCAGCTCATGGACGAACTGGGTGATGCACTTAGGAAGTTCGATGCCGACAAAAGCATTGGCTGCATGATCATCACCGGCAGCGAACGCGCCTTTGCCGCCGGTGCCGACATCGGTGCCATGGCCAAGTACAGCTTTGCCGACGCCTATGGCGGCGACTACATCACGCGCAACTGGGAAACCATTCGCAGCATCCGCAAGCCCGTGATTGCCGCCGTCAGCGGCTTTGCCCTGGGCGGTGGATGCGAGCTGGCGATGATGTGCGACTTCATCATCGCCGCCGATAACGCCAAGTTCGGCCAGCCCGAGATCAAGCTGGGCGTGATTCCCGGTGCCGGCGGCACGCAGCGCCTGCCCCGCGCCGTGGGCAAATCCAAGGCCATGGACATGGCGCTGACGGCCCGCATGATGGATGCCAGCGAGGCCGAGCGTGCCGGCCTGGTCAGCCGCGTCGTGCCCTTTGACAAGCTCATGGAAGAGACACTGGGCGCCGCCATCATCATCAGCGGCTTCTCTCAGCTGGCCGTGATGGCAGCCAAGGAGTCCGTGAACCGCGCCTTCGAGAGCGGACTGTCCGATGGCGTGATGTTCGAGCGCCGCCTGTTCCACGCCCTGTTTGCCACACAGGACCAGAAGGAGGGCATGGACGCCTTTGTGAACAAGCGCCCCGCCAACTTCACCCATCAGTAA
- a CDS encoding LysR family transcriptional regulator, translating to MDISGLDLNLLRVFDAVFRHGSVSRASQELGLSQPAASQAVTRLRHLLGDPLFERMHGGVRPTPRAERLAQAVRTALATLEVALAEAHSFDPLQANQCFRIHLSDIGEARFLPPLMQALRGRAPHVQLETLPMPMGEIADALDRGSLDIAIGFLPGVTGTQQKVLLSDHYALLLRQGHPVLKGLKAERLSAEHLRGLDYVAVRSHSETLRILRKLELQDQVRLSAAHFMAVPSIVHQTDLAVIMPAEIAETFEAQGGYVVLQADLPESAFDVSLHWSWRFAQEPANQWLRELVSEVFGQRR from the coding sequence ATGGATATATCAGGCCTGGATCTCAATCTGTTGCGTGTTTTCGATGCGGTGTTCCGCCACGGCAGCGTCAGCCGCGCTTCGCAGGAGCTGGGTCTTTCCCAGCCCGCAGCCAGTCAGGCGGTGACGCGGCTGCGCCATTTGCTGGGTGATCCGCTGTTCGAGCGCATGCATGGGGGCGTACGCCCCACGCCGCGTGCCGAGCGGCTGGCTCAGGCGGTAAGAACTGCGCTGGCAACGCTGGAGGTGGCCTTGGCAGAGGCACACAGTTTTGATCCCTTGCAGGCGAATCAGTGCTTTCGCATTCACCTCAGTGACATCGGTGAGGCGCGCTTCCTGCCACCGCTGATGCAGGCCTTGAGAGGCCGGGCGCCCCATGTGCAGCTGGAAACCCTGCCCATGCCCATGGGCGAGATTGCCGATGCCCTGGATCGCGGCTCGCTGGATATCGCCATCGGCTTTCTGCCTGGTGTGACGGGCACGCAGCAGAAGGTGCTGCTGTCCGACCACTACGCCTTGTTGCTGCGTCAAGGGCATCCGGTTCTCAAGGGTTTGAAGGCCGAGAGACTGAGCGCTGAACATTTGCGCGGGCTCGACTATGTGGCCGTGCGCTCGCATTCCGAGACGCTGCGCATTCTGCGCAAGCTCGAGTTGCAGGATCAGGTGCGGCTGTCGGCGGCCCACTTCATGGCCGTGCCTTCCATCGTGCATCAGACGGATCTGGCCGTCATCATGCCCGCCGAGATTGCCGAGACCTTTGAAGCGCAGGGCGGATATGTGGTGCTGCAGGCCGATCTGCCGGAGAGTGCTTTCGATGTCTCTTTGCACTGGAGCTGGCGCTTTGCGCAGGAGCCCGCGAACCAGTGGCTGCGGGAATTGGTCAGCGAAGTGTTCGGGCAGCGCAGATAA
- the mdlC gene encoding benzoylformate decarboxylase, translated as MPANTAPNAQAAEVFTVRHAVINMLRELGMTRIFGNPGSTELPLFRDYPEDFSYILGLQETVVVGMADGYAQATRNASFVNLHSAAGVGHAMANIFTAFKNRTPMVITAGQQTRSLLQFDPFLHSNQAAELPKPYVKWSCEPARAEDVPQALARAYYIAMQEPRGPVFVSIPADDWDVPCEPITLRKVGFETRPDPRLLDSIGQALESARTPAFVVGAAVDRSQAFEAVQALAERHQARVYVAPMSGRCGFPEDHALFGGFLPAMRERIVDRLSGHDVVFVIGAPAFTYHVEGHGPFIAEGTQLFQLIEDPAIAAWAPVGDAAVGNIRMGVQELLTRPPTHPRPALQPRPAMPAPAAPEPGELMSDAFLMHTLAQVRSRDSIIVEEAPGSRSIIQAHLPIYAAETFFTMCSGGLGHSLPASVGIALAKPDKKVIGVIGDGSAMYAIQALWSAAHLKLPVTYIIVKNRRYAALQDFSRVFGYREGEKVEGTDLPDIDFVALAKGQGCDGVRVTEAAQLPQVLRDALRSPRATLVEVEVA; from the coding sequence TTGCCCGCCAACACCGCCCCCAATGCCCAGGCCGCCGAGGTCTTCACCGTACGCCATGCCGTCATCAACATGCTGCGCGAGCTGGGCATGACGCGCATCTTCGGCAACCCGGGCTCCACCGAGCTGCCCTTGTTTCGCGACTATCCCGAGGACTTCTCATACATCCTCGGTCTGCAGGAAACCGTGGTCGTGGGCATGGCTGACGGCTATGCCCAGGCCACGCGCAATGCCAGCTTCGTGAACCTGCATTCGGCCGCCGGCGTGGGCCACGCCATGGCCAATATCTTCACGGCCTTCAAGAACCGCACGCCCATGGTCATCACGGCCGGCCAGCAGACGCGCTCGCTGCTGCAGTTCGACCCCTTCCTGCATTCCAACCAGGCCGCCGAGCTGCCCAAGCCCTATGTGAAGTGGAGCTGTGAGCCTGCACGCGCCGAGGACGTGCCCCAGGCTCTGGCGCGCGCCTACTACATCGCCATGCAGGAGCCGCGCGGCCCGGTCTTCGTCTCCATTCCCGCCGATGACTGGGATGTGCCCTGCGAACCCATCACGCTGCGCAAAGTCGGCTTCGAAACCCGACCCGACCCACGCCTGCTGGACAGCATAGGCCAGGCGCTGGAGAGTGCGCGCACACCGGCCTTCGTGGTCGGAGCGGCCGTGGACCGCAGCCAGGCCTTCGAGGCCGTCCAGGCCCTGGCCGAACGCCACCAGGCGCGCGTCTATGTGGCGCCCATGAGCGGGCGCTGCGGCTTCCCCGAGGACCATGCGCTGTTCGGCGGTTTCCTGCCCGCCATGCGCGAGCGCATCGTGGACAGGCTCTCGGGCCATGACGTGGTCTTCGTCATCGGCGCACCTGCCTTCACCTACCACGTCGAAGGCCACGGCCCCTTCATCGCCGAAGGCACGCAGCTGTTCCAGCTCATCGAGGACCCCGCCATCGCCGCCTGGGCACCCGTTGGCGACGCGGCCGTGGGCAATATTCGCATGGGCGTGCAGGAGCTGCTGACCCGCCCCCCGACGCATCCGCGCCCCGCGCTCCAGCCCCGGCCCGCCATGCCGGCGCCGGCGGCACCCGAGCCAGGCGAGCTGATGAGCGATGCCTTCCTCATGCACACACTGGCCCAGGTGCGATCGCGCGACAGCATCATCGTCGAGGAGGCGCCTGGCTCGCGCTCCATCATCCAGGCCCATCTGCCCATCTACGCTGCCGAGACCTTCTTCACCATGTGCAGCGGCGGACTGGGCCACAGCCTGCCTGCTTCCGTAGGCATCGCGCTGGCCAAGCCCGACAAGAAGGTCATAGGCGTCATCGGCGACGGCTCGGCCATGTACGCCATCCAGGCACTGTGGAGCGCCGCCCATCTGAAGCTGCCGGTCACCTACATCATTGTCAAGAACCGCCGCTACGCTGCCCTGCAGGATTTCTCCAGGGTGTTCGGCTACCGTGAGGGCGAGAAGGTCGAGGGAACGGACCTGCCCGACATCGACTTTGTGGCCCTGGCCAAGGGCCAGGGCTGCGACGGCGTGCGCGTCACCGAAGCAGCCCAGCTGCCCCAGGTTCTGCGGGACGCCCTGCGCAGCCCGCGCGCCACTCTGGTCGAGGTCGAGGTCGCCTGA
- a CDS encoding MFS transporter, which translates to MGSAVGYAMDGFDLLILGFMLSAISKDLNLTPGQAGSLVTWTLIGAVFGGIVFGMLSDKYGRIRVLTWTIVLFAVFTGLCAFAQGYWDLLIYRTIAGIGLGGEFGIGMALAAEAWPARHRARVSSYVALGWQLGVLGAAMLTPLLLPSIGWRGMFLVGVIPAVVAWVIRNKLHEPEVFVARSKKEQPSAMQCLKLLMKDKATRKISLGVIVLTSVQNFGYYGIMIWMPSFLSKQMGFSLTKSSVWTAVTIIGMSLGIWVFGQLADRIGRKPTFLIFQVGSVISVLAYSQLTDATAMLWVGAIMGLCVNGMMGGYGAVISEAYPTEARATAQNVLFNIGRAVGGLGPVVIGALAMAYSFQVAIALLAAIYVLDMLATVFLIPELKGKELH; encoded by the coding sequence ATGGGCTCGGCCGTCGGCTACGCCATGGACGGCTTTGACCTGCTGATTCTGGGCTTCATGCTCTCGGCCATCTCCAAGGACCTGAACCTCACGCCCGGCCAGGCTGGCTCTCTCGTGACCTGGACCTTGATCGGTGCTGTCTTCGGCGGCATCGTCTTCGGCATGCTCAGCGACAAATATGGCCGCATCCGCGTGCTGACCTGGACGATTGTGCTGTTTGCCGTCTTTACCGGCCTGTGTGCTTTTGCACAGGGCTACTGGGACTTGCTGATCTACCGCACCATTGCCGGCATCGGCCTGGGCGGCGAGTTCGGCATCGGCATGGCACTGGCCGCCGAAGCCTGGCCCGCCCGCCATCGCGCACGAGTCTCGTCCTATGTGGCTCTGGGTTGGCAACTGGGCGTGCTGGGCGCAGCCATGCTGACCCCGCTGCTGCTGCCCTCCATCGGCTGGCGCGGCATGTTTCTGGTCGGCGTGATTCCTGCTGTCGTGGCCTGGGTCATCCGCAACAAGCTGCATGAGCCCGAAGTGTTCGTGGCACGCAGCAAGAAAGAGCAGCCCTCGGCCATGCAATGCCTGAAACTGCTGATGAAGGACAAGGCCACGCGCAAGATCAGCCTGGGCGTGATCGTGCTGACCTCGGTACAGAACTTCGGCTACTACGGCATCATGATCTGGATGCCCAGCTTTCTGTCCAAGCAGATGGGCTTCAGCCTGACCAAGTCGTCGGTGTGGACGGCCGTCACCATCATCGGCATGTCGCTGGGCATCTGGGTCTTCGGCCAGTTGGCCGATCGCATCGGCCGCAAGCCCACTTTCCTGATCTTCCAGGTCGGCTCCGTGATCTCGGTGCTGGCCTATTCCCAGCTCACCGATGCCACGGCCATGCTGTGGGTGGGAGCCATCATGGGCCTGTGCGTCAACGGCATGATGGGCGGCTATGGCGCCGTCATCAGCGAAGCCTACCCCACCGAGGCCCGCGCCACGGCTCAGAACGTGCTGTTCAACATCGGCCGCGCCGTCGGGGGCCTGGGCCCGGTCGTCATCGGTGCGCTGGCCATGGCCTACTCTTTCCAGGTGGCCATTGCACTGCTGGCCGCCATCTATGTGCTGGACATGCTGGCCACGGTCTTTCTGATTCCCGAGCTCAAGGGCAAAGAACTTCATTAA